The Maridesulfovibrio salexigens DSM 2638 region ATCAGATGCGCACCGATGGTTTTGCCTTCCCCGTCGGATATGGCGATATGAAAATGGGAGCCATGCCGGGAAAGCACCCCGGTCAGGGATACTATCTCAAAATGCCCGTTGAGTTCCGTGCTTTCTCCCTGATTAGCAAAACGCAGGACGGCATTGGTCAGACTGCCCACACAGGTCAGCACACATGCGGCTTCAATTTCCCGTTCCTGCGCAATACGTTCCAGTTCAAGCAGGATATCCTGCCCCGGCTTGAATCTGATCGCCAATGGCTCCATACAACAACTCCATTCCTGATTAAGATTGACCATTCCTTTAAAGGAGTTACAAATACATCACCATTTCAAATACTTCCAATCGGAATTAGAAATATATTAATCCAACATGCATTCAGGGAAACTATAACTCCGCTAATAATAAAACCCCACCGGCATCGCCGACGGGGTTCCTATATATTGAGTAAGGCAGAAAACCTGCCCGGATTTTAATTATTCAGAAACAGTCTGAGGCTGTCCCTGAGCTGCGCCTTTGTAGAACACAGGGATATCATCGCTACCCAAAACGTTTCTACGCATCTGGACTTCGGGAAGTTCAGCCCAAGCACTTCTGTTGGAGAAGTAGAAGAACACACCCATTG contains the following coding sequences:
- a CDS encoding PPC domain-containing DNA-binding protein, with product MEPLAIRFKPGQDILLELERIAQEREIEAACVLTCVGSLTNAVLRFANQGESTELNGHFEIVSLTGVLSRHGSHFHIAISDGEGKTIGAHLMEGSRVYTTAEIVLALFPEYSFLRSFDPQTGYPELEIKSQTSK